A segment of the uncultured Fibrobacter sp. genome:
ACGACGAAGCAATCTTTTTACTTGACGAAGTGGAAGCAATCTTTTTATTGCTAGACGAAGACGCATCAGCCTTTTCGCTCGACGAAGATACTTCGGTTTCGATGCCGGTTTCCTCGTTTTTTGAGGGACCACTTGAACTTTCGTCGCCACAGGCAACAAAACCGACCACTGCCGCGCAAAATCCAAAAGCAATCAGACCTTTTATGAAGGACTTTTTCATAAAATTCTCCTCTCGGTCAAGAGTCCGCATATCAATATAATTAAAGGCCTGCGTTACAGTAAATTATTTCTTCGCGCAAGGGAAAAACATATCGAAATCGCGCTGTATTTGCTCCCCCGTGGACCTGTAGAAATTATCCCCAAGGTAGTAGTCGCAGACAGTTTCCCTCATTCGCGTGAATTCCTTGAGGCTATGCTTGCCACGCTGAGCCTCAATCGTAAGGTCGATTAGTTCCAGGGCCCTGAAAACAGCCCTTTCAACCTGGTTCTGGTTTCCCTTAGCCTTCCAACGGTTTGCACGCGAGATTTCACTGCCGATATTCAGCATCTGCATCGACAACGGCATTTCGGCCCATCGTCCCGCTGCAAGTTCCTTGTGTTGAGCGTTCTCTACTTGCATAAGGAATTGATTATATCCTTGATTTTTTCCTGAATAGCAGGATCCTCGACGCCACGGCTACGATTTCCCTGATTAGGACGAATATTAATCAACGAATCAAATTCAAGGAAGTCTTCCCCATCCATTTCTGGATAAAGGTTAAAGCCCCAAAGATTTTCTTGTTTGGACCCTTCCTGCAAAAGAAGAGTTTCCAAGTCGGCATGCATTTCCGCATCCAAAGCAATTTTTCTTTCAGAAACATCGACAACACCCTTGACCATATCGCCAAAGTAATGCGCCTGCAATTCCAACAGAATTTTCTTGTCAAACGATTCAGAATAGATTACCATACAACACAATTATAATAAAAAAACACACTACATCCTCGGGAAGCCGTTAGGGGTCTTAGGGGCGGGGCCCCACCTTGGTGGCCATGCGCACTAAGCACTTCCCCAAAGAGGATAACTCTACTAAGGTGCTAAAGCACCTAGTATCGTATAAAAGTGCTAAGTGCTGTCCGCCCTAGGCGAGGGGGTGCCGGAAGACCCTTTTGGGGCTGCAGGCAGGGGGATTCTTCCCCCTTTTTAGACGAAAGAACGGCTCTTTGAGCCTACAGACTAAAGACGAAAGTGAAATAATGGCGCTTCGCGCTTGTTAAGGCATAAAATCTTTCGCCTTTCGTCTCTCGTCTCTCGTCTAATTTCTATATTTTGCCCCGAAAAATTATCTTCAAGGATACTAACATGAAACGTACTCATAACTGCGGCCAGCTGCGCAAGGCAGATGTTGGCCAGACCGTAACACTCGCCGGTTGGGTGGATCGCCGCCGCGACCATGGTGGTGTGATTTTTGTTGACCTCCGCGACAAGTATGGCAAGACCCAGATCGTCTTCAACCCGGACTACAACGCCGACGTGATGAAGACCGCCGAACAGCTCCGCAACGAATACGTGATTACTGTGACCGGCAAGGTCTACGCCCGCGAAGAAGGCAACACGAACGAGAAGCTCGCTACGGGCGAAATCGAAGTCAAGATTGACCAGATTGAAATTTTGAACGCGGCCCTCACCTCCCCGCTCGCCATCAACGACCCGAACGAAGAATGCAAGGAAAACGACGACCTGCGCCTGCAGTACCGTTACCTCGACCTCCGCCGTCCGTGGATCCAGAAGAAGCTCCTCCTCAAGAGCCGCTTCCTCAAGGCCGTGTACGACTTCTTCTACGCTAACGGTTTCGAAAACATCGAGACTCCGGTGCTCTGCAAGTCCACTCCGGAAGGCGCCCGCGACTACCTGGTGCCGAGCCGCGTGAACCCGGGCAAGTTCTACGCCCTGCCGCAGTCTCCGCAGCAGTACAAGCAGCTCTTGATGATTGCCGGCATGGACCGCTACTTCCAGATTGCCAAGTGCTTCCGCGACGAAGACCTCCGCGCCGACCGTCAGCCGGAATTCACGCAGATCGACGTCGAAATGTCCTTCGTTGACCAGGACGATGTGATGGCGATGTTCGACAAGTTCGTGACCGAAGTGCTCGGCAAGGTCTGGGACTTCGAACCGCCCAAGAAGATCCGCCGCATGAAGTGGCACGAAGCCATGCTCAAGTACGGTTCCGACAAGCCGGACCTCCGCTTCGACCTCGAGATTCACGATGTTTCCGAAATCGGCGCCAAGTCCGAATTCGGCGTGTTCAAGAACTGCGTTGCCGCCGGTGGCAAGATCCGCGGTATCGCCGCCAAGGGCTGCGTGGACTTCACCCGCAAGCAGATTGACGAACTCACCGCCTACGTGGGCAAGTACGGTTCCAAGGGCCTCGTGTGGATGCGCGTCAAGGAAAACGACGAAGTGGAAACCCAGGTCGGCAAGTTCTTCACGACCGAACAGCTCAACGAACTGCGCGACGCCGTCGGTGCCAAGTGCGGCGACATGATGTTCTTCATCGCAGGCCCTGAAAAGGTTGCTGCTACGGCTATGGGCCAGCTCCGCTTGGAAGTCGCCCGCATCAAGGGTCTCCGCGATCCGAAGAAGCGCGAGTTCGTGTGGATTACCGAATTCCCGATGTTCGAATACAGCGACACCGAAGGCCGCTACATGGCCATGCACCATCCGTTCACCAACCCGCTCCCGGAACACCTCGACATGATGCTCGGCGGCAACCTGAAGGATTGCAACGCCGAAGCCTACGACCTCGTTCTGAACGGTGTGGAAATCGGTGGCGGTTCTATCCGTATCCACAACCCGGAAGTCCAGGAGAAGGTGTTCCGCCTGTTGGGCCTCTCCGAAGAACAGGTGAAGGAAAAGTTCGGCTTCTTCGTCGACGCCTTCAAGTACGGCGCTCCTCCGCACGGTGGTCTCGCCTTCGGTCTCGACCGCGTCGTGGCTACCATGGAAGGCGAAGAATCCATCCGTGACTTCATCGCGTTCCCGAAGAACACGAGCGCTTCGAGCCCGATGGACCAGTGCCCGAGCGAAGTCGACCTCCAGCAGCTGCAGGACATCCACATCTCCGTGCAGATGCCGAAGACAAAGTAAGCAGTGATTAGTGGTTAGTGGTTAGGAAAATTTGCCACCGCTAACTACTAACGAAAGAAACGCCCCGCGGAAAAAACGCGGGGTTTTCTTGTGCAGGAGAGAGGCGCGAGGCTCGAGGTACGAGGTATGAGCGATGAGGTTCGAGGCTAGTGAATAAGGATCACGCACTTCGTGCGTCAATATAAGACGGCGAAGCCGTGATATTTCTCACTAGGCCCTAGCCTCTAGATTCTCTAACGGAGATTGCTTCAGGGCTTCGCCCTTCGCAATGACAACCAAGGCGAATGCCACGCCAAAACGCTTGCGTTTCGGCATGGCAGAGCCGACGAGTCATGCGCCTGCGAATGACAAACCCACTTCCTACTGTCTACTTCCTACCCTTCTTATGCCCATACCCGTAGCCATAGCCGTAGCGGTAATAGCCATAGCCGTAGTGGCCGGGTTCGTGTTCGCAGTGGTTCATCACGAAGGCGCCCGGTTTCTGCGCATAGCGGTGCAGCTTCTGGACGACTTCCTTGATTTCGCTGATGCTGTGCTTTCCATAATGCAGCACATACAGGCCAAAGTCGACGAGCGGGTAAATCAGTTCCGCATCGGTCACCAAGTTGAGCGGCGGTGTATCGATGAACACCATATCAAACTTCGAGCGAGCCTCTTCGACGAGTTTCGCCATGTTGTCGCCACGGAGCAGTTCGCATGCGGCCGAGAGGGCCTTGCCTGCGCCGACCATGTACAGGCCCTTCACTGCAGAATGCGGAGCCACGGCCGTATCGAGAGTCGCCTTGCCGCCGAGAATTTCGGCCAGGCCAAAGTCGGACTTGCCGCGCAGCATACCTAGACGCATGTCGGCATCAATCAGCAGCACCTTCTTGCCGCTTTCGGCAAATAGCGATGCGAGGTTCAACGACACGAAGCTCTTGCCGACTCCCGGAATCAAACCGGTAATCATCACGACCTTGTGTTCCATCGAAGCCATAGAAAATTCCAACGCCGTCTGCAGAGAGCGGAACGATTCGCTGACTGGGTCTTCGGGCTTAGTGATGACAAACGGATTCCCGTGCCTCAAGTGGCGGTGGCCCTTCAGGGCGCGGCTGCTGGACTGCGGAATCTTGGCGAGCACGCTCAGCTCTGTCGCGCGTTCCACTTCGAGACTGCTGCGCACACCGTTCTTGAGGATACGCCTGACGAAAACGGCGAGAATGCCCAGCATAAGGCAGGCCGCAATGGAGCAGACAAAGATGTTGAACTTTTTCGGCTTGCTCTGGATGGGTTCGATTTGCGCATAGTCGACGACGCGCACGTTCCCGACTTCACCCGCACGCACCACGCGGAGCTGCTGGATGTTGTTGAGCATGTTCGTATAGACTTCGTTGTTGACCGCGACTTCTTCTTGCAGGCGCAAGACTTCTTGCTGCGTAAGCGGCATGGTCTCGGCGGTCTTCTTCAATTTGGAAAGTTCGGCACGCAGGCGGTCTTGCTGTTTGACGATGGTGCGCACGTTCGGATGTTCTTCCTTGAACAGGCGCATCAAGGCTTGGCGCTGCTGTTCCAGTTCAAGAATCTGGCGCTGCAGGTCAACTTCCTTTTCGAGGTGCGCCCTGGTCTCGCCGGTCATGTCGACAGAGCCAATCTTATAGCGGTAATCGGCAAGGATTTTTTCGGCGCTGTCCAGTTTCGCCTTGACTCCAGGCAACTGAGCCTCCAGGAATTCCAAGGTCTTCTGCGCCTCGGCGCTACGCATT
Coding sequences within it:
- a CDS encoding polysaccharide biosynthesis tyrosine autokinase; the protein is MAENEKSTTISLAQLQIPTPTESITLLEAFGILWSRKLFLLACMILGALIGIGVGMWIRPQFTSDALLQVNVKGGNKATKAMGEMGALLDVSSPADAEIELIKSRMVLDYVVDAERLAYSATPISKLNRLLHREGRMDIEELNIPALARTERWIAKVLSANTYAVYTPEGSKLLEGNVGDRLRAPYAGDTLVICVKLMRASEGEEFALRQTNPLMAVRKLARSLSVSERGKQTGIIGVSLSHRYPDRAASILNTIAKTYLRQNVEMRSAEAQKTLEFLEAQLPGVKAKLDSAEKILADYRYKIGSVDMTGETRAHLEKEVDLQRQILELEQQRQALMRLFKEEHPNVRTIVKQQDRLRAELSKLKKTAETMPLTQQEVLRLQEEVAVNNEVYTNMLNNIQQLRVVRAGEVGNVRVVDYAQIEPIQSKPKKFNIFVCSIAACLMLGILAVFVRRILKNGVRSSLEVERATELSVLAKIPQSSSRALKGHRHLRHGNPFVITKPEDPVSESFRSLQTALEFSMASMEHKVVMITGLIPGVGKSFVSLNLASLFAESGKKVLLIDADMRLGMLRGKSDFGLAEILGGKATLDTAVAPHSAVKGLYMVGAGKALSAACELLRGDNMAKLVEEARSKFDMVFIDTPPLNLVTDAELIYPLVDFGLYVLHYGKHSISEIKEVVQKLHRYAQKPGAFVMNHCEHEPGHYGYGYYRYGYGYGYGHKKGRK
- the aspS gene encoding aspartate--tRNA ligase; the encoded protein is MKRTHNCGQLRKADVGQTVTLAGWVDRRRDHGGVIFVDLRDKYGKTQIVFNPDYNADVMKTAEQLRNEYVITVTGKVYAREEGNTNEKLATGEIEVKIDQIEILNAALTSPLAINDPNEECKENDDLRLQYRYLDLRRPWIQKKLLLKSRFLKAVYDFFYANGFENIETPVLCKSTPEGARDYLVPSRVNPGKFYALPQSPQQYKQLLMIAGMDRYFQIAKCFRDEDLRADRQPEFTQIDVEMSFVDQDDVMAMFDKFVTEVLGKVWDFEPPKKIRRMKWHEAMLKYGSDKPDLRFDLEIHDVSEIGAKSEFGVFKNCVAAGGKIRGIAAKGCVDFTRKQIDELTAYVGKYGSKGLVWMRVKENDEVETQVGKFFTTEQLNELRDAVGAKCGDMMFFIAGPEKVAATAMGQLRLEVARIKGLRDPKKREFVWITEFPMFEYSDTEGRYMAMHHPFTNPLPEHLDMMLGGNLKDCNAEAYDLVLNGVEIGGGSIRIHNPEVQEKVFRLLGLSEEQVKEKFGFFVDAFKYGAPPHGGLAFGLDRVVATMEGEESIRDFIAFPKNTSASSPMDQCPSEVDLQQLQDIHISVQMPKTK
- a CDS encoding DUF5674 family protein, whose translation is MVIYSESFDKKILLELQAHYFGDMVKGVVDVSERKIALDAEMHADLETLLLQEGSKQENLWGFNLYPEMDGEDFLEFDSLINIRPNQGNRSRGVEDPAIQEKIKDIINSLCK